One window of Quercus robur chromosome 12, dhQueRobu3.1, whole genome shotgun sequence genomic DNA carries:
- the LOC126709211 gene encoding protein DNA-DAMAGE INDUCIBLE 1-like: MMMKTTTTMCFSLKNDLLPITLEKDIPSCFLDEERLSKQASRSGTPVTSGTTDRSNIVPTGGSRGDISQGPNFEAKVAKLVELGFGRKQSYKLLNYSKEMKIKQQGFFLGIEVNIYL, from the exons ATGATGATGAAGACGACGACGACGATGTGCTTTAGCTTAAAGAACGACTTGCTGCCTATAACTTTAG AAAAAGACATCCCATCCTGCTTTCTTGATGAAGAAAGGTTGTCCAAGCAAGCATCCAGGTCAGGGACCCCA GTGACATCAGGAACAACAGATAGAAGCAATATTGTCCCAACAGGAGGGTCTCGTGGTGATATAAGCCAG GGACCTAATTTTGAAGCCAAAGTGGCAAAGCTTGTTGAGCTAGGGTTTGGAAGGAAGCAGTCATACAAGCTCTTAAATTATTCGAAGGAAATGAAGATCAAGCAGCAGGGTTTCTTTTTGGGGATTGAAGTTAACATTTATTTGTag